One genomic region from Zonotrichia leucophrys gambelii isolate GWCS_2022_RI chromosome 26, RI_Zleu_2.0, whole genome shotgun sequence encodes:
- the CR2 gene encoding complement receptor type 2, whose amino-acid sequence MPALELGRQRSCAALLGSLLTAALIVTVHSVCPPPPRSPSAEPKRRLEGIEHFHYGYRVEFVCRPGYVRNTRVSNVLTCGVSGVWRGSSDICIPRACSYPGELANGRLVVPEAFTFGSKVTFTCNAGYRLIGDSEIECVIRNEALTWDRDIPTCQAIPCEPPPEIENGQHSGMDKDHFQYGDSVTYQCHRPRRGERPFSLVGEASIFCTSKDNLNGVWSSPAPECKVVTCKQPRVMNGKLLSVSQPDYSFGDTVVFDCDLHYSLSGSEASTCRDNGLWEPPVPLCQRSSCDDPPDVRNAVKPRLAGNLFPVDTVVTYECQQGHQFSPGQTTWNISCLQDFVWSEAPPPCERIPCPDPHIPNGRPLHPWQVKEDYESGDRLEVACSDGFAFKGRGSSITLLCGSDGEWDPAVPECIPEPHCPKPDIPHGKEVYKGRSDYSVGTQVRLACEEGFVLRGSESITCGADQSWEPEVPFCDKACGPPPQIAFGQHSGRGGREFSYGSKVTYSCAEGLSLVGDESLYCTSDDGKSLAWSGPAPECRVVRCPKPVVERGRMTPQMFTFPYGLLLNFSCEEGFRLRGAAQTQCQVDGTWDPPVPTCQPVQCPSLPKQDDVVINFNKMWYEVNETVTFYCDGHLVAPSKTTCSADGTWTPPPTCRKNEVCERVLQSKAAFQCGMPLSELKTWLEVQKLFLEIQKLEKELRLTTYGKALRAEELSLPGQLPPLTMPGQLLAVLALLLQPMGTQGAQCPIPTIAHGQLSSAENFTFGSTATLQCDPGFVGTASTVHCTSMGSWYPRVLSCIPGQCRHPPSVEFADSQPRREFPVGTTLSYSCRTGFSPIPGVSPTITCLQNFSWSAVPRLCQKVQCPRPAIPHGTESSPSRAEYTFGQQVEFQCDHGFKLRGDARVQCSSDGIWRPPVPHCDRVCGPPPKITNGQHSGMFTWFTYGSEVKYSCAEGLSLIGHKSLYCTSEDGENLTWSGPAPECRVVRCPKPVVERGRMTPQMFTFPYGLLLHFSCEEGFRLRGAAQTQCQADGTWDPPVPTCQPVLCPEPRVPFAKVKSPLGEQTWYQTNETVTLECLPGYQFPDNGMMENAWTAKCLPDGSWTPLPKCMKEGDADVCQEVHYIKSTFECGVPVEKVKSLLEIQKLFLEIKKLQMELEN is encoded by the exons ATGCCAGCTTTGGagctggggaggcagaggagctgtgcagccctgcttgggtccctcctcactgctgctctcattGTCACTGTCCACA GTGTCTGTCCCCCTCCACCACGATCTCCATCAGCAGAGCCCAAGCGGCGGCTGGAGGGCATCGAGCACTTCCACTATGGCTACAGGGTTGAGTTTGTCTGCAGGCCAGGCTATGTGAGAAACACTCGCGTTTCAAACGTCCTCACCTGCGGAGTGAGCGGGGTGTGGCGTGGATCCAGTGACATCTGCATAC CCAGGGCGTGCAGCTACCCCGGGGAGCTGGCCAATGGCAGACTGGTCGTGCCTGAAGCATTCACCTTTGGTTCCAAAGTGACCTTCACCTGCAACGCTGG GTACAGACTGATTGGAGACTCTGAGATTGAATGTGTGATCAGAAATGAGGCTCTTACCTGGGATAGAGATATTCCCACTTGTCAGG CGATTCCCTGTGAACCCCCTCCAGAAATAGAGAATGGGCAGCACAGTGGGATGGACAAGGACCATTTTCAGTATGGGGACTCTGTCACCTACCAGTGCCACAGgcccaggaggggagagagaCCTTTCTCCTTGGTGGGAGAGGCCTCCATTTTCTGCACAAGCAAGGACAACCTGAACGGTGTgtggagcagcccagctccagaaTGCAAAG tggTGACCTGCAAGCAGCCAAGAGTGATGAATGGGAAGCTGCTGAGTGTGTCCCAGCCTGACTACAGCTTTGGGGACACGGTGGTGTTCGACTGCGACCTGCACTACAGCCTGAGCGGCAGCGAGGCCTCCACCTGCAGGGACAACGGCCTCTGGGAGCCCCCCGTGCCCCTCTGCCAGCGCA GCAGCTGTGATGACCCCCCAGATGTGAGGAATGCTGTGAAACCCAGGCTGGCTGGCAACCTGTTCCCTGTGGACACCGTGGTCACCTACGAGTGCCAGCAAGGCCACCAGTTCAGTCCAGGGCAAACCACCTGGAACatcagctgcctgcaggactTCGTGTGGAGTGAAGCCCCACCTCCATGTGAAA gaattccttgccCAGATCCACACATCCCAAACGGAAGGCCCTTGCACCCATGGCAAGTGAAAGAGGATTATGAGAGCGGGGACAGGCTGGAGGTGGCGTGCAGTGACGGATTTGCTTTCAAAGGCCGTGGCAGCAGCATCACCCTCCTCTGTGGCAGCGATGGTGAATGGgatccagcagtgccagagtgCATTCCAG AGCCACATTGCCCAAAGCCAGACATCCCTCATGGAAAGGAGGTTTATAAAGGCAGAAGTGACTATTCAGTGGGGACCCAGGTGAGGCTGGCCTGTGAGGAGGGCTTTGTCCTCAGGGGCTCTGAATCCATCACCTGTGGGGCTGATCAGAGCTGGGAGCCCGAGGTGCCCTTCTGTGACAAAG CCTGTGGGCCCCCTCCCCAGATTGCCTTTGGGCAGCACTctggcagaggtggcagggAGTTCTCTTATGGCTCCAAGGTGACCTACAGCTGTGCAGAGGGGCTGTCCCTGGTGGGGGATGAGTCCCTCTACTGCACCTCGGACGATGGCAAGAGCCTGGCGTGGAGTGGACCTGCCCCGGAGTGCAGGG TGGTTCGGTGCCCCAAGCCCGTGGTGGAGAGGGGAAGGATGACCCCACAGATGTTCACCTTTCCCTATGGGCTGCTCCTGAATTTCTCCTGTGAGGAAGGCTTCAGGCTGCGTGGTGCTGCCCAGACTCAGTGCCAGGTTGATGGCACCTGGGATCCGCCCGTGCCCACCTGCCAGCCAG TTCAGTGCCCCAGCCTCCCCAAGCAGGATGATGTGGTGATCAACTTCAACAAGATGTGGTATGAGGTGAATGAAACTGTGACCTTCTACTGTGATGGGCACTTAGTGGCACCCTCCAAAACCACCTGCTCAGCTGATGGCACCTGGACACCACCACCCACGTGT aggaaaaatgagGTGTGTGAGAGGGTGCTTCAAAGCAAAGCAGCTTTTCAGTGTGGAATGCCTCTGTCAGAACTGAAAACCTGGCTGGAAGTCCAAAAGCTCTTCCTGGAGATCCAGAAACTTGAAAAGGAGCTAAGACTCACCACCTACG GGAAG gctctcagggcagaggagctctccttgccagggcagctcccacccctcaccatgccagggcagctcctggcagtgctggctctgctgctgcagcccatggggactCAGG GGGCTCAATGTCCCATCCCTACCATCGCCCAcgggcagctgagctctgcagagaactTCACCTTCGGCAGCACAGCCACGCTGCAGTGTGACCCCGGCTtcgtgggcactgccagcactgtACACTGCACGTCCATGGGCAGTTGGTACCCACGGGTGCTCTCTTGCATCCCAG ggcagtgtcgCCACCCTCCCTCTGTGGAGTTCGCCGATTCCCAGCCCCGGCGGGAGTTCCCTGTTGGCACCACGCTGTCCTACTCGTGCAGAACCGGCTTCTCCCCCATCCCCGGGGTGTCCCCAACCATCACCTGTCTCCAGAACTTCTCATGGTCCGCGGTGCCCCGGCTGTGCCAGA aGGTGCAGTGTCCCCGCCCGGCCATCCCCCACGGGacagagagcagccccagcagagccgAGTACACCTTTGGGCAGCAGGTGGAGTTCCAGTGTGACCATGGCTTCAAGCTCCGGGGCGATGCCAGGGTGCAGTGCTCCTCTGATGGGATATGGAGACCCCCCGTGCCCCACTGTGACAGAG TCTGTGGTCCCCCTCCCAAAATCACCAACGGGCAGCACTCTGGCATGTTCACCTGGTTCACCTACGGCTCTGAAGTGAAGTACAGCTGTGCAGAGGGGCTGTCCCTCATCGGGCACAAATCCCTCTACTGCACCTCCGAGGATGGGGAGAACCTGACCTGGAGCGGGCCTGCCCCCGAGTGCAGGG TGGTTCGGTGCCCCAAGCCCGTGGTGGAGAGGGGAAGGATGACCCCACAGATGTTCACCTTTCCCTatgggctgctcctgcacttCTCCTGCGAGGAAGGCTTCAGGCTGCGTGGTGCTGCCCAGACTCAGTGCCAGGCTGATGGCACCTGGGACCCGCCCGTGCCCACCTGCCAGCCAG TCCTGTGTCCAGAACCACGAGTGCCCTTTGCAAAGGTGAAAAGCCCTTTGGGTGAGCAAACGTGGTACCAGACCAACGAGACTGTCACCTTGGAGTGCCTTCCTGGCTACCAGTTCCCAGACAATGGAATGATGGAAAATGCCTGGACAGCCAAGTGCTTGCCTGATGGCAGCTGGACACCACTGCCCAAGTGT ATGAAAGAAGGTGATGCTGATGTGTGTCAAGAGGTTCATTACATTAAATCGACCTTTGAATGTGGTGTGCCTGTGGAAAAAGTGAAAAGTCTGCTGGAAATCCAGAAACTGTTCCTGgagattaaaaaattacagatgGAGCTAGAGAACTGA
- the OLFML3 gene encoding olfactomedin-like protein 3, producing MGPWRCLLLLLPLLAPALRAQQQQFMEYVERRITLLEERISQWHDQSSRYSTELRDFKNQVLGMLEAAEKEREALRAEAEGAAVRVDRLEREVDYLETQNPAPPCVEVDETLMDKQVATAKQRKNEKYTKLTDCSDTIASVRAMKILKRFGSSSGLWTKDAAGSSEKIYVFDGTANDTVYVFPRMREFTLFSATRKAARIKLPYPWVGTGHLVYDGHLFYIRQQGQSFQVIKFNLANKTVVDSSVFPAEEQIPVFGLSPSTYIEVSADEEGLWAIYATKEDEKNMCLAKLDPASLDIEQMWDTPCPRENAEGAFVVCGALHVVYNTRLPSRARVQCVFDVSGTLAPEDASLVYFPKRYGSHASLKYSPRERQIYAWDDGYQIIYRMEMKKKLEV from the exons ATGGGGCCCTGgcgctgcctgctgctgctgctgccgctgctcgCCCCGGCCCTGcgcgcccagcagcagcagttcatGGAGTACGTGGAGCGCCGCATCACCCTCCTGGAG GAGAGGATCTCCCAGTGGCACGACCAGAGCAGCCGCTACTCCACGGAGCTGCGAGACTTCAAGAACcaggtgctggggatgctggaggCGGCCGAGAAGGAGCGGGAGGCGCTGCGGGCAGAGGCCGAGGGCGCGGCCGTGCGCGTGGACCGGCTGGAGAGGGAGGTGGACTACCTGGAGACACAGAACCCTGCCCCGCCCTGCGTGGAGGTGGATGAGACGCTGATGGACAAGCAGGTGGCCACAGCCAAGCAGAGGAAGAATGAGAAGTACACCAAGCTCACAG ATTGCAGTGACACCATCGCCAGTGTCAGGGCCATGAAGATCCTGAAGCGTTTTGGCAGCTCCTCGGGGCTCTGGACCAAGGACGCTGCAGGGAGCTCGGAGAAGATCTACGTGTTTGATGGCACCGCCAACGACACCGTTTACGTCTTCCCCCGCATGCGGGAGTTCACCCTCTTCTCTGCCACCCGCAAGGCCGCTCGCATCAAGCTGCCCTACCCCTGGGTGGGCACCGGGCACCTCGTCTACGATGGCCATCTCTTCTACATCCGCCAGCAGGGCCAGTCCTTCCAGGTGATCAAGTTCAACCTGGCCAACAAGACGGTGGTGGACAGCTCGGTGTTCCCGGCCGAGGAGCAGATCCCCGTCTTCGGCCTCTCCCCCTCCACCTACATCGAGGTGTCGGCAGACGAGGAAGGCCTCTGGGCCATCTACGCCACCAAGGAGGATGAGAAGAACATGTGCCTGGCCAAGCTGGACCCCGCCTCGCTGGACATTGAGCAGATGTGGGACACGCCGTGCCCGCGGGAGAACGCCGAGGGCGCCTTCGTGGTGTGCGGGGCGCTGCACGTGGTGTACAACACGCGCCTGCCCAGCCGCGCCCGCGTCCAGTGCGTCTTCGACGTCAGCGGCACACTGGCCCCCGAGGACGCCTCCCTGGTCTATTTCCCCAAGCGCTACGGCTCCCACGCCAGCCTCAAGTACAGCCCCAGGGAGAGGCAGATCTACGCCTGGGATGACGGCTACCAGATCATTTACCGCATGGAGATGAAGAAGAAGCTGGAGGTCTGA